From the genome of Tistrella bauzanensis:
GGCGCGCCGCCACCGGCTGTCGCTTTGGAACGCCTGCGGCATCTGGCCGCGGGCACGGTGCTGATCGGCCACAATATCGGCTTCGATCTGGCGATCCTGAAGGCCGAGGCCGGGCGGCTGGGCGGGGCGGCGCGGCCCTGGCCCGATGGCGACCACGCCGCCCTGGACACGCTGGCACTATACGCCCGGCTGGAACCCGATCAGGCGATGCTGGACCTTGAACATATTGCCGAGCGGCTGGGGATTGCCGTATCCGGCCGTCACACGGCGCTGGGCGATGCCCTGCTGGCGGGGCGGGTCTTCGCGGCCCTGGTGCCCCGGCTGGCGGAACGCGGTGTGATCACCCTGGGCGATGCCCGCGATTTTGCCGCGGGAGCGGTGGCGGTGATCACAGCCCAGCGCCGGGCCGGCTGGTAGGCTTTGCGTCAAGATGGGTGCGGCCACGGGTGGTATCGCGCCCGCGGGCGTGAAATGATCTGTCAGGAGAATGGATCTGACGGCGCATGGCGCTCTGAGGATCTGACGGCGCATGGCGCCCGATCGCGACCAGAAGGGAGCCTGCGGCCGATGGAGCCCTCGCAAGCCGAAGCCTTGTTCCGGCTCGACAGCTATCCGTATCGCCATCGGGCGGGCGATGTCGCCAACCGGCCGCTGGTGACGGCGGCGCCGGCGATCAGCCTTCGCGCGGCCGCGGCGGTGATGGCCGATGCCGGCGTGTCGGCGCTGGTCGCAACCGATGTGCTGGGCCGGCCGGAGGGCATTCTGACGGAACGCGATCTGGTGCGGGCAATGGCCCGCGACGGCGCCGCCGCCGCCGATACCGATGCCGCCACGCTGATGAGCCGGCCGGTGCAGACGGTTGAGGAAGGGGCCTTCGTGTATGTCGCGATCGGCCGCATGCGCCGGTTTCGCATCCGCCATCTGGTGGTGGTCGACCAGATGGGCCGGGCGGTGGGCATGATCACCCGCCGGTCGCTGCTGCGCTTGCGGGCCGGGGACGCGCTGGCAATGGGCGATCGCGCCGCCGCCGCCGAAGATGCCGCCGGGCTGGCGTCGGTGCGGGCCGATCTGGCGCCGCTGGCCGGCAGTCTGCTGGATCAGGCGGTCGATGCCCGCGCGATCGCGGCGGTGATCAGCGCCGTGACCCGGGATCTGACCGCGCGGGCCGCCGGCATCGCCGAGGCGTCGATGCTGGCCGATGGCGAGGGGCCGGCGCCGGCCGCCTATACCATGCTGGTGCTGGGGTCGGCGGGGCGGGGTGAAGCCCTGCTGGTGCCGGACCAGGACAATGCCCTGGTCCATGCCGGCCGCCAGAGCGACGACCCATGGTTCGCCGAACTGGGCCGCCGGATGTGCCGGCTGCTGAACGATGCCGGCATTCCGTTCTGCCAGGGGGGCGTGATGGCATCGAACGCAGCCTGGCGGCATGCGGCCGAGGACTGGCGCGACCGGGTGCGCGACTGGATCGCGCATCCCGACGGCGACAACATGCTGAATGCCGATATCTTCTTCGACATGATGCCGGTGTTTGGCGACAAGGTGCTGGGTGTGGACCTGAAGGCCTTCGCGCTGAACCATGCCCGGCACGCTCCCCATTTCCTGCACGCCATGACCCGCGACCTCGACGACATGCATGCCCCGATCGGGCTGTTCGGCGATATCCGCACCGATGGCCGTGGCAAGCTGGACCTGAAGCGCCACGGCCTGCTGCCGTTGACCCTGGCGGCCCGCGCGCTGGCCCTGCGCCAGGGCATCGCCCTGACCGGCACGGCCGAACGATTGGCGGCGCTGGGGCAGGCCGGTCTGCTGAACGCCACCGATGCCCACCAGATCGACGAGGCGCATGCCCTGGTGATGGCGCTGATGCTGGATGCCCAGGTGGCGCGGATCAAGGCCGGCAAGGTGCCTGAGACATCTGTGGTGGTCTCGGGGCTGGACCCGCATCGCCGGGGCCTGCTGAAAACCGCCCTGAAGCGCATCGACGCCATGGTCTGGGTCATGCGCAGCTCGGTGACGGCCTGACGCCGGCCTTGCCGCCCTTCGGGTGCCCTGTGATCCAGCTGGGAGCGACCGGACCATCATGACCAGTTTCGACGCGGCCGCGGCCGCACGCGCCGCCATGGAGACCGCCGGGGTGCCGCCGGCGCCGACGGGGCCGGCACCCGACGTGGCGGGCACTGTCCTCCGCCCCGACGGCATCGCGATCCGCCACGCGCTGTGGCATGCGGCACCGGGCCGGCCGCAGACCGGCAGCGTGCTGCTGCTTCAGGGCCGGGGCGAGTTCATCGAGAAATATGCCGAGGTGGCCGGCCGCCTGACCGCCATGGGGCGCCATGTGCTGGCGATCGACTGGCGCGGTCAGGGCCGGTCGGGGCGGATGCTGGCCGACCCGACCATCGGCCATATCGACGATTTCGACCGCTATCTCGACGATCTGGACGCGGTGATGGCCGGGCCGGGCGCCAGCCTGCCGCGGCCGCTGGCGGTGCTTGGCCATTCCATGGGCGGACATCTGGGCTTGCGCTGGGTGGTGGAGCGGGTGGCGGCGGGCCGTGCCGGCGGGCCCGGGGCGGCGATCGCCCCCGACCGGCTGATCATGACCGCGCCGATGATCGGCATCCGGATGGTGCCGCCGATGGGCACCATGGTGCCGGCGCTGGCGCGGATCATGTGCCGTCGCGGCCTGTCGGACCGTTTCGCCGCA
Proteins encoded in this window:
- a CDS encoding DUF294 nucleotidyltransferase-like domain-containing protein codes for the protein MEPSQAEALFRLDSYPYRHRAGDVANRPLVTAAPAISLRAAAAVMADAGVSALVATDVLGRPEGILTERDLVRAMARDGAAAADTDAATLMSRPVQTVEEGAFVYVAIGRMRRFRIRHLVVVDQMGRAVGMITRRSLLRLRAGDALAMGDRAAAAEDAAGLASVRADLAPLAGSLLDQAVDARAIAAVISAVTRDLTARAAGIAEASMLADGEGPAPAAYTMLVLGSAGRGEALLVPDQDNALVHAGRQSDDPWFAELGRRMCRLLNDAGIPFCQGGVMASNAAWRHAAEDWRDRVRDWIAHPDGDNMLNADIFFDMMPVFGDKVLGVDLKAFALNHARHAPHFLHAMTRDLDDMHAPIGLFGDIRTDGRGKLDLKRHGLLPLTLAARALALRQGIALTGTAERLAALGQAGLLNATDAHQIDEAHALVMALMLDAQVARIKAGKVPETSVVVSGLDPHRRGLLKTALKRIDAMVWVMRSSVTA
- a CDS encoding alpha/beta fold hydrolase — translated: MTSFDAAAAARAAMETAGVPPAPTGPAPDVAGTVLRPDGIAIRHALWHAAPGRPQTGSVLLLQGRGEFIEKYAEVAGRLTAMGRHVLAIDWRGQGRSGRMLADPTIGHIDDFDRYLDDLDAVMAGPGASLPRPLAVLGHSMGGHLGLRWVVERVAAGRAGGPGAAIAPDRLIMTAPMIGIRMVPPMGTMVPALARIMCRRGLSDRFAAGQGPGRAGNGRFQGNILTHDPARWARERALIAADPALHLGGTSWGWLAAAFRSITIARQAAVARGRDIRLPVTIISAGAERVVDNRAHLWLAGQLPSAEVIVAPGAFHEILMETDRLAEPVWSALAARLSG